A DNA window from Balneolaceae bacterium contains the following coding sequences:
- the acs gene encoding acetate--CoA ligase: protein MCGHAVNRRSKCAATSASPKAIAPRAQTRNFPARNPIMWLNINDFDEYEDAYQESVRNPEKFWAHEAGTFYWRRHWDKTHSGSFEEGNVKWFEGGKLNITENALDRHLNTMGNKTAFIFEPNHPDSFRRTITYRQLHEDVCRFANVLESKGIEKGDRVAIYMAMTPELAIAALACARVGAVHSIVFAGFSAQSLAERIQDCDAKMLITNDGLRRGDKHVPLKDISDEALESCPTVESCIVCQRTNRDISWKEGRDEWWHMLIRNASKEHEAVEMDAEDPLFILYTSGSTGKPKGQVHTCGGYMVYTSYTFRNVFQVEEEDVYWCTADAGWITGHSYIIYGPLLNGATGIIFEGTPTYPDPGRLWEVCEKYGVTHFYTAPTAIRALMKEDDEYVEKYDLSSLKVLGTVGEPINEEAWHWYDQMIGGGECPIVDTWWQTETAGIMISPLAGVTPTKPGFATLPLPGVQPALMDDEGNEIDETEAQGNLVIKHPWPGVTRGIWGEEERYMETYFEKYPGYYFTGDGCRRDADGYYRITGRVDDVLNVSGHRLGTAEIENAIDEHPKVVESAVVGYPHDVKGEGIYAFAICEEEVADAEAFKKEINELVSKIISPIAKPDKIQLVAGLPKTRSGKIMRRLLRKIASGEADDMGDTSTLLDPTVVEDIIAGEAI from the coding sequence ATCTGCGGCCATGCAGTCAACCGGCGCAGCAAGTGCGCTGCCACGTCCGCATCCCCGAAGGCCATCGCGCCGCGGGCCCAAACCAGAAATTTTCCAGCAAGGAACCCTATTATGTGGCTGAACATCAACGATTTCGACGAGTACGAGGACGCCTACCAGGAGAGCGTACGGAACCCCGAAAAGTTCTGGGCGCACGAGGCGGGCACCTTCTACTGGCGCAGGCACTGGGATAAAACCCATTCGGGCTCCTTCGAGGAGGGCAACGTGAAGTGGTTCGAGGGCGGCAAGCTCAACATCACCGAGAACGCCCTGGACCGCCACCTGAACACCATGGGCAACAAGACGGCCTTTATTTTCGAGCCCAATCACCCCGACTCCTTCCGGCGCACCATCACCTACCGGCAGCTGCACGAGGACGTCTGCCGCTTCGCCAACGTGCTGGAGTCGAAGGGCATCGAAAAGGGCGACCGCGTGGCCATCTACATGGCCATGACGCCCGAGCTGGCCATCGCCGCCCTCGCCTGCGCCCGCGTCGGCGCGGTGCACTCCATCGTTTTCGCCGGCTTCTCGGCGCAGTCGCTCGCCGAACGCATACAGGACTGCGACGCCAAAATGCTCATCACCAACGACGGCCTGCGGCGCGGCGACAAGCACGTGCCGCTGAAGGACATCTCCGACGAGGCCCTGGAGAGCTGTCCCACCGTCGAGTCGTGCATCGTCTGCCAGCGCACCAACCGCGACATCAGCTGGAAGGAGGGGCGCGACGAGTGGTGGCATATGCTTATCCGCAACGCCTCCAAAGAGCACGAGGCCGTGGAGATGGATGCCGAGGACCCGCTTTTTATTCTCTATACCTCCGGCTCCACCGGCAAGCCCAAGGGACAGGTGCACACCTGCGGGGGCTACATGGTCTACACCAGCTACACCTTCCGCAACGTTTTTCAGGTGGAAGAGGAGGACGTCTACTGGTGCACGGCCGACGCCGGCTGGATCACCGGACACTCCTATATTATCTACGGTCCCCTGCTCAACGGGGCGACCGGTATTATTTTCGAGGGCACGCCCACCTACCCCGATCCGGGCCGCCTGTGGGAGGTGTGCGAGAAGTACGGCGTCACCCATTTCTACACGGCCCCCACGGCCATCCGCGCCCTCATGAAGGAAGACGACGAATACGTCGAGAAATACGACCTGAGCTCCCTGAAAGTGCTGGGCACCGTGGGCGAGCCCATCAACGAGGAGGCCTGGCACTGGTACGACCAGATGATCGGCGGCGGGGAGTGTCCCATCGTCGACACCTGGTGGCAGACCGAGACCGCCGGGATCATGATTTCGCCACTGGCCGGCGTGACGCCCACCAAGCCCGGCTTCGCCACCCTGCCGCTGCCCGGTGTGCAGCCCGCGCTGATGGACGATGAGGGCAACGAGATTGACGAGACCGAGGCGCAGGGCAACCTGGTCATCAAGCATCCGTGGCCGGGCGTGACCCGCGGCATCTGGGGCGAGGAGGAGCGCTACATGGAAACCTACTTCGAGAAGTATCCCGGCTACTACTTTACCGGCGACGGCTGCCGGCGCGACGCCGACGGCTACTACCGCATCACCGGACGCGTGGACGACGTGCTGAACGTGAGCGGACACCGCCTGGGCACCGCCGAGATCGAGAACGCCATCGACGAGCACCCCAAAGTGGTGGAGTCGGCCGTGGTGGGCTATCCCCATGACGTGAAAGGGGAGGGTATCTACGCCTTCGCTATCTGCGAGGAGGAGGTGGCCGACGCGGAGGCCTTCAAGAAGGAGATCAACGAGCTGGTTTCGAAGATCATTTCACCCATCGCCAAGCCCGACAAGATTCAGCTGGTCGCCGGACTGCCCAAGACCCGCTCCGGCAAGATCATGCGCCGCCTGCTGCGCAAGATTGCGTCCGGGGAGGCCGACGACATGGGCGACACCTCCACGCTGCTCGATCCCACGGTAGTCGAGGATATTATTGCGGGGGAGGCGATCTAG